The sequence GGGCGCCATCTGGCGGGCCGTCGACCTGCAACTCCAGCGGCACGTGGCCCTCAAGCTCATCGCCTCCGACGTCGTCGCGCGCACGCCGGAGGCGCACCGCCACTTCGAGCAGGAAGCGCAGGCCGTGGCCCGGCTGCGCCACCCGCACGTGGTGCAGGTGCATGACTCCGGCGTGGACGGCGGCGTGCCGTACATCGTCATGGAGCTGCTGGAGGGCGAGGACCTGGAGACGCGCCTCACCCAGCAGGGGCGTCTGTCCCCGGCCCGCGTGGCCGCGCTCGTCACGCCGGTGGCCCGGGCCCTGGCGGCGGCGCACGCTGCGGGACTCGTCCACCGCGACCTGAAGCCCGCCAACCTCTTCCTCGCCCACGTGGACGGCGAGGAGGTGGTGAAGGTGCTCGACTTCGGGCTCGCGCGCTCGCTGCTGCCCACGGGCGCGCCCGCGCAGGCGGAGGGGCTCACCGGCACGCTGCGCTACATGAGCCCGGAGCAGCTGCGCGCGGATCCGGACCTGGACGCGCGGGCGGACCTCTGGTCGCTCGCGGTGGTGCTCTACCGCGCGCTCACCGGCCAGTTCCCCTACGGGCCGGAGTCCGTGGGGGCCCTCTTGCGCGGCACCTTCCACCCGCCCGCGGTGCCCGTGTCGCAGCTGGTGCCGGAGCTGGGCGCGGGCGGGGACGCCTTCTTCCAGCGCGCGCTGCACCCGAAGCCGGAGCAGCGCTTCACCTCCGCGCGTGAGCTGGCCGCCGCCTTCGTCGCGCTGGTGGAGGCGGGCCGCGCTGGCCAGGCCGCCACGGTGCTGGTGGTGGACGACGAGCCGGACGTGGAGGTGCTCATGCGCCAGCGCTTCCGCAGGCACGTGCGCGACGGCGTCTACCGCTTCGTCTTCGCCCGCGACGGCGAGGAGGCCCTGGAGGCGCTGCGCCAGCACCCGGACACGCACGCGGTGCTGTGCGACCTGAACATGCCGCGCATGGACGGACTCACCTTCCTGTCGCGCGTGGGCGAGGTGGATCCGCTGGTGAAGGTGGTCATCGTCTCCGCGTACGGCGACATGCCCAACCTGCGCACGGCGATGAACCGGGGCGCGTTCGACTTCCTCGTGAAGCCGGTGGACCTGGACGACCTGGAGTCCACGCTGGCCAAGACGGTGCGCCACGTGGCGGAGCTGCGCCGCGCGGTGCGCTCCACGGAGGAGAACGCGCTGCTGCGCATGTTCGTGCACGGCGGCATCGTGGACCGGGTGCTGCCGCTGGTGCGCGGCCCCGGCGGGCTCGCGGGCGAGCAGCTGGACGCCACGGTGGCCTTCCTCGACGTCGCGGACTTCACCGCCGTCACCCGCCAGCACGCGCCGGAGTCCGCGTTGCGCCGGCTCAACGCCAACTTCGAGGTCATCCTCCCGGAGCTGGAGTCGCGCGGCGGCGTGGTGGACAAGTTCCTGGGGGACGCGGTGATGGCCGTCTTCCAGGGCGAGGGCCACGTGTCGCGCGCGCTGGACGCGTGCCTCGCGGTGAAGCAGCGGCTGCAGGGCCTGGCGTGGAGCGGCGGCGATGCGTCCCCGTACGCCCACGGCGTCTGCATGGGCGTGGACACCGGGCCGGTCGTCTCAGGCAACGTGGGCGCGGCCGGGCGCGGGCGCCTGGACCACACGGTGCTGGGGGACGTGGTGAACACCGCGGCCCGCCTGGCCACCGTGGCCGCGCGCGACCAGGTGCTGGTGAGCGAGACGCTGGCCGCCCGGCTCGCGGACGCCTTCGACTGCCGCGCCGCCGGAGAGCGGCACCTGCCCGGGCCTGGAGGCCAGCCGCTCGGCGTGCGCGAGGTGGTGGCCCGCCGGGGCAGCCAGTCCGCGTCCTCCGCGGACGCCACCTCCGAACAGGTGGCCCCCGCCGTCCTGGAGGCGCCCGCACCCGCGCCCCGGCCCGGGGCCTTCACGGCCAAGGGACCCACCTGACGCCCGATGCGCCTCGTCCTCAACCCAGGCCAGGTGGATGAACGGGTGGTGATGCTGCCAGAGGGCACCACCACCATCGGCCGCACGGAGGAGAACGGCATCCGCGTGCCGCACCCCAGCCTGTCCCGGCGCCACGCGCGGCTGGAGCGCGCGGGCGGGCGCGTGGTGCTGGTGGACCTGGACAGCAAGAACGGCAGCTTCGTGGGGCCGCACCGCGTCTCCCGCCAGGAGCTGGGCCACGGCCAGTCCTTCCGCTGCGGCGAGGTGTGGTTCCGGCTGGTGTCCCTGGACACGCCGCTGCCGGACGGCTGGGGCCCGCTGCGCACGCAGCCCCTGGAGACGCGCTTCTCCGGCGGGCCCATGGAGGCGCTGCTCGACACGCGCTCGCCGGACCGCACCCGCGACAAGCTCCAGGTGCTCCTCAAGGTGGGCCAGATTCTGTCGTCTCCGGGCCCGGTGGACGGGCTGTTGGAGCGCGTGGTGCAGCTCGTCTTTCAAATCTGGGCGGTGGACCGGGCGGCGGTGCTGCTGGTGGACCGCGAGACGGGGGCGCTGGTGCCGCGCGTGTCCCGGGGCGCGCGGGGTGGGGCGCTGCCGGAGCGCTTCTTCAGCCAGCACATCGTGGACTACGTGCACTCGCGCGGCGTTGCGGCCCTCTTCACCGACGCGAAGGACGACGCGCGGCTGCAGGGCGCGGACTCCGTCTTCCGCCAGTCCATCCGCGCCTCGCTGTGCGTGCCTCTACGCACGCGCGACTCGGTGCTGGGCGTGCTGTACCTGGACAGCCTCACGCAGGGCGGCCTCTTCACCGACGAGGACCTGGAGTTCCTCACCGCCTTCGCCAACCAGGCCGCCATCGCCCTGGACCACGCGCACCTGGCGCGGCGGCTGGAGGAGGAGGCGGTGCTCCGCAACGCCTACCAGCGCTTCTTCCCGCCGGACGTCGTGCGCCAGCTCAAGGCGCTCCGGGGCGTACCGCTGGAGGTGCGCGAGGCGAACGTCACCATCCTCTTCTCCGACATCACCGGCTTCACCGCCATGTCCTCGCGCCTCAAGCCCCGGCAGGTGGTGGACATGCTCAACGCGTACTTCCCGGTGATGGCGGACATCGTCTTCCGCCACGAGGGCACGCTGGAGAAGTACATCGGCGACGCGCTGATGGCCGTGTGGGGCGCCCCCTTCGCCCGGCCGGACGACGCGGACCGGGCCGTGCGCGCGGCCATGGAGATGCAACACGCCCTGGCCGCCCTCAACGCCCGCTGGCGGGAGGAGGGCACGCCGGAGATTCAAGTGCACATCGGGCTCAACTCCGGCCCGGTGGCCGCGGGCAACATCGGCTCGGAGCGCTACCTTCAGTACGCCACCGTGGGAGACGCCACCAACGTGGCGGCCCGCGTGTGCGGCGTCGCGCGCCCCGGCGAGGTCCTCCTCACGGACGCCACGCGCGCCCTGCTGGACGCGGACGCCTTCGCGCTGGAGCCGCTGGACCCCGTGCGGGTGAAGGGCCGCGAGGAGCCCCTGTCCCTCTTCCGCGTGCGCGGCTGACGGCTACTCCGCGTCCTGTCCCAGCCGCTCCGGCTGGAGGAGGACGATCTGCCCGCCCTCGAAGCTGAGCATCCCCTCGCGCACGTAGTAGCGCAGCCACTTGTTCACGCTCTCGCGAGTGACGCCGCACAGGTTGGCCAGCTCGGACTGCGTGAGCTTCGGGGTGATGACCAGCCCTTCCGGGGATGGCTTTCCCTGGGTCTTCGCCAGCTCCAGCAGCACCCGCACCAAACGCGAGCGCGCGTCCAGGAAGGCCGAGTCGTACACGAGCTGCGTCGTGCGCCGCACCAGCCGGCTCATGTTCGCCAGGAGCGCCAGGCTCACCTGCGGCCGCGTCTCCAGGTAGCGCCGGAAGTCCTCGCGCTGGAGCGTCAGCAGATGCGCCTCCTCGCGCGCCATCGCGTCGGTGGAGCGCACCTCGCCGTCCAGGAGCGACAGCTCCCCAAAGGCGTCCCCCCGGTCCAGCAGCGCCAGGGTGATTTCGCGCCCCTCGCTGGAGGAGAGCCGGATGGCCACCTGGCCTCTCCGGATGATGAACAGCGCGGTGCCTACGTCCCCCCGGTGGAAGATGACCTCCCCTCGGGCGAAACGCCGGGGCTGGAGGAGCGACGACATGTTCTCCAGGTCCTCCCGGCCGAGGCTTTCGAACATGGGGATTTCGGCCAGCAGCTGCGCGTAGGACATGAGGGGGACGCCATTGTGCCTGGATTCCGGGGATACAGGTAGGGAAGCCTCCCATCCAGGCCCGGCGGACAAGTCCGGCCGGTGTGAACGCCTTCACACACAGCTTGTGGGCCGCTTCACAGATCGAAACAGGGGGTCCCGGTACTGTTCCTTCATCGCAGCACGGGAAGCAGGGGGGCCCGCGCAGCAGCGACACGGTGAGTCAGGGAGTCGGGGGACTTCCTAACCCACCGCGACATGCGCGGGAAATGGGGGGGACCGCAGGGGCTGGCACATAGAAGGGGGAAGCGTCGAGTTTCTGAGGGGGAACTCGACGCGAATACGAGTGCCGGCTCCCGCTGGAGCCTGAAAAGCAATGGACCCGGGCCTGGAGGCCCGCCGCTCCGGGGGGAGTGGCGGCCTTCAAGTCCGGGTTGTTTTATTTGGCCAGGGCCACCGCGGGCGTGAGCGTCAGCGTGGCCTCGCGGTGCTGCTCCACCGCCTGGCGCGTGTGGAGCATGGGGTGGAACTCCACCTTGCGGTTGAGCTCCATCAGGTCATCCCGGTGCTTGTGGAACAGGTGCTCCGTCTGTCCCGGCGCGTGGATGGACACGGAGCGCGACAGGTCCGCCAGGTCGACAATCATCCGCAGCGCGGTGCCGTGGACGACCTTGAAGGGGCGGGCCCAGAGGAACGACGCCCCGTCCACGGAGTAGTTGTCACCCCGGGCCGGCAGCGTGCGGCTGTTGAAGACGCGCCGGATGGGGCCGGGGATGGCGGGCCCGCCCAGCGGCTGGTGCGCGTAGGTGAGCTGGTGCACCTGGCCCCAGGCCCAACCTTCCGTCTTCGGGCCGTACGTCTTCACCAGCCACGCGGTGGCCGCCGTCAGCGCCGCGCGGAGGATGTCGTCGCGCGTCTCCTTCTCCGGCGTCTTCGGGTCGTCCCACCAGTCGCTGTCCGGCTGGGACATCTGGCCGATGACGAAGGGCATGTGCAGGCTGCCGTGCCGCTCGTACTGGCCCATGAGGTACTCGGACACCAGCGACGGCTCCAGCTTGTGCTGGAGCAGCTTGCGCAGCACCTCGATGTACCAGGCCTGGAACACCGTGGCGCCCACGGCCTCCGGCTCGAAGCGCAGGTCCCACGCCTTCAGCGCGTCCACCGCCTGGCGCTGGGTGTCGTCGGCCGGCAGCGCCGCCGCCAGGAAGTAGGGGCGCAGCGTCTCCGCGGGCAGCGAGTACGTCTCCGCCTGGATGTCCCGCATCGTCTGCACGCTGTGCTGCGTGCCCGCCTCCAGCAGGTCGGTGATGCGCTTGGCGCGGTAGCCCGGGAACCAGTTGTGCGCGATGAGGTGCGGGTAGTCGTCGGAGGTGATCTTGTTGTTCGCCGTGGCCGCGTAGCCCGCGGGCGGGTTGAAGGACGCGGGCAGCTCCTCGAAGGGGATGAAGCCCGTCCACTCCGACTCGCCCGTCCAGCCCGGCATGGGGATGAGGCCCTGGTGGCCCTGGCGGATGGGAATCTTCCCCGTCGCCTGGTACCCGATGTTGCCGGCCGTGTCCGCGTACACGAAGTTCTGGCCCGGTCCCTCCCAGGCCTTCATCGCGCCGCGGAAGGACTCCCAGTCCTGCGCCAGGTTGAGCTTCAGCACGGCGTTGATGAGCGGCTGGCATTCCCGGTGCGCCCACTTGAGGGACATCGGCTCGCCGTCCTTCATCTCGTCCGCCATCACCTTGTTCATCAGCGGGCCGTGCCGGGTGCTCTTCACTTCAATCACCACGGGGGCGGCGCCCTTCACGGGAATCTCTTCCCGGCGCACGTCCAGGTCGTGCCAGGTGCCCTGGTAGAGGTACTGCTTGGGCGCCTTCGGGTCGTCCAGCTTCTCGATGTAGAAGTCCTGGGTGTCCGGCCCCAGGTTGGACATGCCCCAGGCCACCTTCCCGTTGTGGCCGACGATGAGCATGGGCACGCCGGGCAGGGAGAAGCCCACGTGCTGGAAGCGGCCGCCGTGCAGGCCGTTCTCGTACCAGGTGGACGGCATGCCCAGCGGGATGTGCACG is a genomic window of Corallococcus macrosporus containing:
- a CDS encoding protein kinase domain-containing protein, which translates into the protein MDTGRPLGGRYALERRIGGGGMGAIWRAVDLQLQRHVALKLIASDVVARTPEAHRHFEQEAQAVARLRHPHVVQVHDSGVDGGVPYIVMELLEGEDLETRLTQQGRLSPARVAALVTPVARALAAAHAAGLVHRDLKPANLFLAHVDGEEVVKVLDFGLARSLLPTGAPAQAEGLTGTLRYMSPEQLRADPDLDARADLWSLAVVLYRALTGQFPYGPESVGALLRGTFHPPAVPVSQLVPELGAGGDAFFQRALHPKPEQRFTSARELAAAFVALVEAGRAGQAATVLVVDDEPDVEVLMRQRFRRHVRDGVYRFVFARDGEEALEALRQHPDTHAVLCDLNMPRMDGLTFLSRVGEVDPLVKVVIVSAYGDMPNLRTAMNRGAFDFLVKPVDLDDLESTLAKTVRHVAELRRAVRSTEENALLRMFVHGGIVDRVLPLVRGPGGLAGEQLDATVAFLDVADFTAVTRQHAPESALRRLNANFEVILPELESRGGVVDKFLGDAVMAVFQGEGHVSRALDACLAVKQRLQGLAWSGGDASPYAHGVCMGVDTGPVVSGNVGAAGRGRLDHTVLGDVVNTAARLATVAARDQVLVSETLAARLADAFDCRAAGERHLPGPGGQPLGVREVVARRGSQSASSADATSEQVAPAVLEAPAPAPRPGAFTAKGPT
- a CDS encoding adenylate/guanylate cyclase domain-containing protein yields the protein MRLVLNPGQVDERVVMLPEGTTTIGRTEENGIRVPHPSLSRRHARLERAGGRVVLVDLDSKNGSFVGPHRVSRQELGHGQSFRCGEVWFRLVSLDTPLPDGWGPLRTQPLETRFSGGPMEALLDTRSPDRTRDKLQVLLKVGQILSSPGPVDGLLERVVQLVFQIWAVDRAAVLLVDRETGALVPRVSRGARGGALPERFFSQHIVDYVHSRGVAALFTDAKDDARLQGADSVFRQSIRASLCVPLRTRDSVLGVLYLDSLTQGGLFTDEDLEFLTAFANQAAIALDHAHLARRLEEEAVLRNAYQRFFPPDVVRQLKALRGVPLEVREANVTILFSDITGFTAMSSRLKPRQVVDMLNAYFPVMADIVFRHEGTLEKYIGDALMAVWGAPFARPDDADRAVRAAMEMQHALAALNARWREEGTPEIQVHIGLNSGPVAAGNIGSERYLQYATVGDATNVAARVCGVARPGEVLLTDATRALLDADAFALEPLDPVRVKGREEPLSLFRVRG
- a CDS encoding Crp/Fnr family transcriptional regulator → MSYAQLLAEIPMFESLGREDLENMSSLLQPRRFARGEVIFHRGDVGTALFIIRRGQVAIRLSSSEGREITLALLDRGDAFGELSLLDGEVRSTDAMAREEAHLLTLQREDFRRYLETRPQVSLALLANMSRLVRRTTQLVYDSAFLDARSRLVRVLLELAKTQGKPSPEGLVITPKLTQSELANLCGVTRESVNKWLRYYVREGMLSFEGGQIVLLQPERLGQDAE
- a CDS encoding penicillin acylase family protein; translation: MSAFSQVLRMLRMLPSAMAVAAPGVGPWLARRRWPRAEGQLTLPGLHGKVEVLRDTWGVPHIFASDEHDLFFAQGYVHGQDRMWQMEMGRRLVDGRLASLLGPMLVPADEFLRTMGLRHLAERAWAQVDADARAILEAYSAGINARIAAEPLPYEFTVMSTDPAPWTPVDSLARGNLLAMMLGGNHRIELFRARLVAAVGEEVANALLPQNAPQTPLIVPKEARLPGLKSVKTMSGLDSVDAVMGDPNIVSGSNNWVVHGQRTKSGQPLLANDVHIPLGMPSTWYENGLHGGRFQHVGFSLPGVPMLIVGHNGKVAWGMSNLGPDTQDFYIEKLDDPKAPKQYLYQGTWHDLDVRREEIPVKGAAPVVIEVKSTRHGPLMNKVMADEMKDGEPMSLKWAHRECQPLINAVLKLNLAQDWESFRGAMKAWEGPGQNFVYADTAGNIGYQATGKIPIRQGHQGLIPMPGWTGESEWTGFIPFEELPASFNPPAGYAATANNKITSDDYPHLIAHNWFPGYRAKRITDLLEAGTQHSVQTMRDIQAETYSLPAETLRPYFLAAALPADDTQRQAVDALKAWDLRFEPEAVGATVFQAWYIEVLRKLLQHKLEPSLVSEYLMGQYERHGSLHMPFVIGQMSQPDSDWWDDPKTPEKETRDDILRAALTAATAWLVKTYGPKTEGWAWGQVHQLTYAHQPLGGPAIPGPIRRVFNSRTLPARGDNYSVDGASFLWARPFKVVHGTALRMIVDLADLSRSVSIHAPGQTEHLFHKHRDDLMELNRKVEFHPMLHTRQAVEQHREATLTLTPAVALAK